Proteins encoded together in one Penaeus vannamei isolate JL-2024 chromosome 11, ASM4276789v1, whole genome shotgun sequence window:
- the LOC113817876 gene encoding vacuolar protein sorting-associated protein 33B-like, with amino-acid sequence MSRTGSLGLDLEILRRLNRDRLVRVLEDAPGSKDLVIDSELLKMLDRIAGATLLRSHGVEKMHKLQRVPPPVQCGQRVYIVRPALVTVKYIADHVHEDARTHPDLRVHVVVVPRMTPWVTGLLEEEGLYGTLNLHEFTPEFVPLDEDLLSLEMTSFFRDAFLGGDYSGCVGVARALNTLQGLFGAFPNVVAHGRAARAVVGALDALTAQESPKKALQLPEIGHLFVFDRDADLVTPLLSQLTYEGALDEHFGIRAGVVELPKEVAGPDAPTKLPINARDTIYDNIRNRHFAGVSGYLITRAHEVKAKREQAQTMTTAQMKDFVANEIQTLQQLQRSLSLHLSACEAITTRTRKDFDSQLGMEHGLVTGAGTAAEAQTFLKDCLARMLPLHANLRLLCLLSLTQDGLSRDRYNTLSQRLLAAHGHRHLVTLQHLRQIGLLAVNESFTSGGGGGTGGANGSGGSGGSGSGGVAPLQDRLAQVASLLPRRGSGWRAAAKRLRLIPDAERSIDLHNPTDMSYVFNGAYTPAVPKVVGDVLSGRLSPAQLQDALKVLPGTTVVRTAAPGGPPPPRVALVVLLGGITFAEVAAFRLLALTSSTRIVLAATATATGTDLVAAAVV; translated from the exons ATGTCCCGCACAGGAAGCCTTGGCCTAGACCTGGAGATCCTGCGCCGCCTCAACCGGGATCGGTTGGTGCGAGTGTTGGAGGATGCACCAGGATCCAAGGACCTGGTGATCGACAGTGAACTCCTCAAGATGCTTGACCGCATCGCAGGGGCCACCTTGCTCAG GAGTCATGGTGTGGAAAAGATGCACAAGCTGCAGCGTGTTCCCCCCCCAGTGCAGTGTGGGCAGCGGGTGTACATCGTGCGTCCGGCTCTTGTCACCGTCAAATATATTGCAGATCATGTACATGAGGATGCCAGGACCCATCCCGATCTGAG aGTCCACGTCGTGGTGGTGCCCCGGATGACGCCCTGGGTGACAgggctgctggaggaggagggcctCTACGGGACGCTCAACCTGCACGAATTCACACCGGAGTTCGTGCCTTTGGATGAAGACCTCCTCTCGCTCGAAATGACCTCGTTCTtcag AGACGCGTTCCTGGGCGGCGACTACTCCGGGTGCGTGGGCGTGGCGCGGGCGCTGAACACGCTGCAGGGGCTGTTCGGCGCCTTCCCCAACGTGGTGGCGcacgggcgggcggcgcgggcggtcGTGGGCGCCCTCGACGCCCTCACGGCGCAGGAGTCGCCCAAGAAAGCCCTGCAG CTGCCGGAGATCGGGCACCTGTTCGTGTTCGACCGCGACGCCGACCTGGTGACGCCCCTGCTGAGCCAGCTGACGTACGAGGGCGCCCTGGACGAGCACTTCGGCATCCGCGCGGGCGTGGTGGAGCTGCCGAAGGAGGTGGCCGGCCCCGACGCCCCCACCAAGCTGCCCATCAACGCCAGGGACACCATCTACGACAACATCAGGAACAGGCACTTCGCCGGCGTCTCCGGCTACCTCATCACGAGGGCGCATGAG GTGAAGGCGAAGCGCGAGCAGGCGCAGACGATGACGACGGCGCAGATGAAGGACTTCGTGGCCAACGAGATCCAGACGCTGCAGCAGCTGCAGCGCTCGCTGTCTCTGCACCTGTCGGCGTGCGAGGCCATCACGACGCGCACGCGCAAGGACTTCGACTCGCAGCTTGGCATGGAGCACGGGCTGGTAACGGGCGCGGGCACGGCGGCGGAGGCGCAGACCTTCCTCAAGGACTGCCTGGCCCGCATGCTGCCCCTGCACGCCAACCTGCGCCTGCTGTGCCTGCTGTCGCTCACGCAGGACGGCCTCTCCAGGGACCGCTACAACACGCTCAGCCAGCGGCTCCTGGCGGCGCACGGCCACCGCCACCTGGTCACGCTGCAGCACCTGCGCCAGATCGGCCTGCTCGCCGTCAACGAGTCCTTCAcgtccggcggcggcggcggcacgggCGGCGCCAACGGCAGCGGGGGCTCGGGCGGCTCCGGCTCTGGCGGCGTGGCGCCCCTGCAGGACCGGCTGGCGCAGGTGGCGTCGCTGCTGCCCCGCCGCGGCTCGGGCTGGCGCGCCGCCGCCAAGCGCCTCCGCCTGATCCCCGACGCCGAGCGCAGCATCGACCTCCACAACCCGACCGACATGAGCTACGTGTTCAACGGCGCCTACACGCCCGCGGTGCCCAAGGTGGTGGGCGACGTGCTGTCGGGGCGCCTGTCGCCGGCGCAGCTGCAGGACGCCCTCAAGGTGCTGCCGGGGACCACAGTAGTGAGGACGGCGGCCCCCGGAGGGCCACCGCCCCCCCGCGTCGCCCTCGTCGTCCTGTTGGGCGGCATCACCTTCGCCGAGGTGGCCGCCTTccgcctcctcgccctcaccTCCAGCACCAGGATCGTcctcgccgccaccgccaccgccaccggcACGGacctcgtcgccgccgccgtcgtcTAG